One part of the Xiphophorus maculatus strain JP 163 A chromosome 1, X_maculatus-5.0-male, whole genome shotgun sequence genome encodes these proteins:
- the mtch1 gene encoding mitochondrial carrier homolog 1 isoform X6, whose protein sequence is MPSTPVVVDAAVVLLGATVTTITHPLLYVKLLIQVGHEPLPPAVGSTMLGRPVLYLPGFFSYAQYVLRVDGKLGLFRGLSPRIASSTISTLVRGKIERRVLQSKKDEHQNSFRKLVQETTHDMIFRCLSRVATHPFHGYAPCYQSDKSQVMSVRCMAQFVGRETKYSGVFSCIMTIFKEEGLSGFYTGFVPHVLGEVLFLWCCNLLAYLINTYAVDDSSGINTKKLHKVCDEYHTEGPDLPIHAGC, encoded by the exons ATGCCCTCTACTCCCGTGGTAGTGGACGCTGCCGTTGTGTTGCTAGGGGCGACTGTTACTACCATCACACACCCGCTCCTATACGTTAAACTGCTGATTCAG GTGGGACACGAACCTCTCCCTCCAGCTGTCGGGTCAACAATGCTTGGAAGACCAGTTCTATACCTGCCTGGTTTCTTCAGCTATG CTCAGTATGTTCTCAGAGTGGATGGAAAGCTGGGACTCTTTCGGGGCCTCTCACCTCGTATAGCATCCAGCACCATCTCTACCTTGGTGAGGGGCAAAATTGAACGG AGGGTGCTTCAGTCCAAAAAAGATGAGCACCAGAATTCCTTTAGGAAATTGGTCCAAGAG acaACACATGATATGATTTTTCGGTGCCTGTCCAGAGTGGCCACCCATCCTTTTCATG GCTACGCGCCCTGTTATCAGTCCGATAAAAGCCAAG TCATGTCAGTGCGCTGCATGGCCCAGTTCGTTGGCAGAGAGACCAAGTACAG TGGTGTATTCAGTTGTATCATGACGATATTCAAGGAGGAAGGATTGTCTGGATTTTATAC CGGTTTTGTTCCACATGTGCTGGGAGAAGTCCTTTTCCTGTGGTGCTGTAACCTGCTGGCCTACCTTATCAACACCTATGCTGTAGACGACAGC tcAGGCATCAACACTAAGAAACTACACAAAGTTTGTGATGAGT ATCACACTGAGGGTCCTGACTTACCCATTCACGCTGGTTGCTGA
- the mtch1 gene encoding mitochondrial carrier homolog 1 isoform X4 translates to MPSTPVVVDAAVVLLGATVTTITHPLLYVKLLIQVGHEPLPPAVGSTMLGRPVLYLPGFFSYAQYVLRVDGKLGLFRGLSPRIASSTISTLVRGKIERTTHDMIFRCLSRVATHPFHVMSVRCMAQFVGRETKYSGVFSCIMTIFKEEGLSGFYTGFVPHVLGEVLFLWCCNLLAYLINTYAVDDSFSQASTLRNYTKFVMSITLRVLTYPFTLVADVMAVNNCGLAAGLPPRFPVFTSWLHCWNHLSTEDQLFRGSRLFFRQVPVTLPPSVED, encoded by the exons ATGCCCTCTACTCCCGTGGTAGTGGACGCTGCCGTTGTGTTGCTAGGGGCGACTGTTACTACCATCACACACCCGCTCCTATACGTTAAACTGCTGATTCAG GTGGGACACGAACCTCTCCCTCCAGCTGTCGGGTCAACAATGCTTGGAAGACCAGTTCTATACCTGCCTGGTTTCTTCAGCTATG CTCAGTATGTTCTCAGAGTGGATGGAAAGCTGGGACTCTTTCGGGGCCTCTCACCTCGTATAGCATCCAGCACCATCTCTACCTTGGTGAGGGGCAAAATTGAACGG acaACACATGATATGATTTTTCGGTGCCTGTCCAGAGTGGCCACCCATCCTTTTCATG TCATGTCAGTGCGCTGCATGGCCCAGTTCGTTGGCAGAGAGACCAAGTACAG TGGTGTATTCAGTTGTATCATGACGATATTCAAGGAGGAAGGATTGTCTGGATTTTATAC CGGTTTTGTTCCACATGTGCTGGGAGAAGTCCTTTTCCTGTGGTGCTGTAACCTGCTGGCCTACCTTATCAACACCTATGCTGTAGACGACAGC tttagtcAGGCATCAACACTAAGAAACTACACAAAGTTTGTGATGAGT ATCACACTGAGGGTCCTGACTTACCCATTCACGCTGGTTGCTGATGTAATGGCCGTCAACAACTGTGG TCTGGCTGCAGGTCTTCCTCCTCGGTTTCCTGTCTTTACATCCTGGCTGCACTGCTGGAATCATCTGAGTACTGAG GATCAGCTCTTCAGAGGCTCCAGGCTCTTTTTCCGCCAGGTGCCCGTGACTCTACCGCCTTCTGTCGAAGATTAA
- the mtch1 gene encoding mitochondrial carrier homolog 1 isoform X3: MPSTPVVVDAAVVLLGATVTTITHPLLYVKLLIQVGHEPLPPAVGSTMLGRPVLYLPGFFSYAQYVLRVDGKLGLFRGLSPRIASSTISTLVRGKIERTTHDMIFRCLSRVATHPFHGYAPCYQSDKSQVMSVRCMAQFVGRETKYSGVFSCIMTIFKEEGLSGFYTGFVPHVLGEVLFLWCCNLLAYLINTYAVDDSFSQASTLRNYTKFVMSITLRVLTYPFTLVADVMAVNNCGLAAGLPPRFPVFTSWLHCWNHLSTEDQLFRGSRLFFRQVPVTLPPSVED, encoded by the exons ATGCCCTCTACTCCCGTGGTAGTGGACGCTGCCGTTGTGTTGCTAGGGGCGACTGTTACTACCATCACACACCCGCTCCTATACGTTAAACTGCTGATTCAG GTGGGACACGAACCTCTCCCTCCAGCTGTCGGGTCAACAATGCTTGGAAGACCAGTTCTATACCTGCCTGGTTTCTTCAGCTATG CTCAGTATGTTCTCAGAGTGGATGGAAAGCTGGGACTCTTTCGGGGCCTCTCACCTCGTATAGCATCCAGCACCATCTCTACCTTGGTGAGGGGCAAAATTGAACGG acaACACATGATATGATTTTTCGGTGCCTGTCCAGAGTGGCCACCCATCCTTTTCATG GCTACGCGCCCTGTTATCAGTCCGATAAAAGCCAAG TCATGTCAGTGCGCTGCATGGCCCAGTTCGTTGGCAGAGAGACCAAGTACAG TGGTGTATTCAGTTGTATCATGACGATATTCAAGGAGGAAGGATTGTCTGGATTTTATAC CGGTTTTGTTCCACATGTGCTGGGAGAAGTCCTTTTCCTGTGGTGCTGTAACCTGCTGGCCTACCTTATCAACACCTATGCTGTAGACGACAGC tttagtcAGGCATCAACACTAAGAAACTACACAAAGTTTGTGATGAGT ATCACACTGAGGGTCCTGACTTACCCATTCACGCTGGTTGCTGATGTAATGGCCGTCAACAACTGTGG TCTGGCTGCAGGTCTTCCTCCTCGGTTTCCTGTCTTTACATCCTGGCTGCACTGCTGGAATCATCTGAGTACTGAG GATCAGCTCTTCAGAGGCTCCAGGCTCTTTTTCCGCCAGGTGCCCGTGACTCTACCGCCTTCTGTCGAAGATTAA
- the mtch1 gene encoding mitochondrial carrier homolog 1 isoform X1 — MPSTPVVVDAAVVLLGATVTTITHPLLYVKLLIQVGHEPLPPAVGSTMLGRPVLYLPGFFSYAQYVLRVDGKLGLFRGLSPRIASSTISTLVRGKIERRVLQSKKDEHQNSFRKLVQETTHDMIFRCLSRVATHPFHGYAPCYQSDKSQVMSVRCMAQFVGRETKYSGVFSCIMTIFKEEGLSGFYTGFVPHVLGEVLFLWCCNLLAYLINTYAVDDSFSQASTLRNYTKFVMSITLRVLTYPFTLVADVMAVNNCGLAAGLPPRFPVFTSWLHCWNHLSTEDQLFRGSRLFFRQVPVTLPPSVED; from the exons ATGCCCTCTACTCCCGTGGTAGTGGACGCTGCCGTTGTGTTGCTAGGGGCGACTGTTACTACCATCACACACCCGCTCCTATACGTTAAACTGCTGATTCAG GTGGGACACGAACCTCTCCCTCCAGCTGTCGGGTCAACAATGCTTGGAAGACCAGTTCTATACCTGCCTGGTTTCTTCAGCTATG CTCAGTATGTTCTCAGAGTGGATGGAAAGCTGGGACTCTTTCGGGGCCTCTCACCTCGTATAGCATCCAGCACCATCTCTACCTTGGTGAGGGGCAAAATTGAACGG AGGGTGCTTCAGTCCAAAAAAGATGAGCACCAGAATTCCTTTAGGAAATTGGTCCAAGAG acaACACATGATATGATTTTTCGGTGCCTGTCCAGAGTGGCCACCCATCCTTTTCATG GCTACGCGCCCTGTTATCAGTCCGATAAAAGCCAAG TCATGTCAGTGCGCTGCATGGCCCAGTTCGTTGGCAGAGAGACCAAGTACAG TGGTGTATTCAGTTGTATCATGACGATATTCAAGGAGGAAGGATTGTCTGGATTTTATAC CGGTTTTGTTCCACATGTGCTGGGAGAAGTCCTTTTCCTGTGGTGCTGTAACCTGCTGGCCTACCTTATCAACACCTATGCTGTAGACGACAGC tttagtcAGGCATCAACACTAAGAAACTACACAAAGTTTGTGATGAGT ATCACACTGAGGGTCCTGACTTACCCATTCACGCTGGTTGCTGATGTAATGGCCGTCAACAACTGTGG TCTGGCTGCAGGTCTTCCTCCTCGGTTTCCTGTCTTTACATCCTGGCTGCACTGCTGGAATCATCTGAGTACTGAG GATCAGCTCTTCAGAGGCTCCAGGCTCTTTTTCCGCCAGGTGCCCGTGACTCTACCGCCTTCTGTCGAAGATTAA
- the mtch1 gene encoding mitochondrial carrier homolog 1 isoform X2 — MPSTPVVVDAAVVLLGATVTTITHPLLYVKLLIQVGHEPLPPAVGSTMLGRPVLYLPGFFSYAQYVLRVDGKLGLFRGLSPRIASSTISTLVRGKIERRVLQSKKDEHQNSFRKLVQETTHDMIFRCLSRVATHPFHVMSVRCMAQFVGRETKYSGVFSCIMTIFKEEGLSGFYTGFVPHVLGEVLFLWCCNLLAYLINTYAVDDSFSQASTLRNYTKFVMSITLRVLTYPFTLVADVMAVNNCGLAAGLPPRFPVFTSWLHCWNHLSTEDQLFRGSRLFFRQVPVTLPPSVED; from the exons ATGCCCTCTACTCCCGTGGTAGTGGACGCTGCCGTTGTGTTGCTAGGGGCGACTGTTACTACCATCACACACCCGCTCCTATACGTTAAACTGCTGATTCAG GTGGGACACGAACCTCTCCCTCCAGCTGTCGGGTCAACAATGCTTGGAAGACCAGTTCTATACCTGCCTGGTTTCTTCAGCTATG CTCAGTATGTTCTCAGAGTGGATGGAAAGCTGGGACTCTTTCGGGGCCTCTCACCTCGTATAGCATCCAGCACCATCTCTACCTTGGTGAGGGGCAAAATTGAACGG AGGGTGCTTCAGTCCAAAAAAGATGAGCACCAGAATTCCTTTAGGAAATTGGTCCAAGAG acaACACATGATATGATTTTTCGGTGCCTGTCCAGAGTGGCCACCCATCCTTTTCATG TCATGTCAGTGCGCTGCATGGCCCAGTTCGTTGGCAGAGAGACCAAGTACAG TGGTGTATTCAGTTGTATCATGACGATATTCAAGGAGGAAGGATTGTCTGGATTTTATAC CGGTTTTGTTCCACATGTGCTGGGAGAAGTCCTTTTCCTGTGGTGCTGTAACCTGCTGGCCTACCTTATCAACACCTATGCTGTAGACGACAGC tttagtcAGGCATCAACACTAAGAAACTACACAAAGTTTGTGATGAGT ATCACACTGAGGGTCCTGACTTACCCATTCACGCTGGTTGCTGATGTAATGGCCGTCAACAACTGTGG TCTGGCTGCAGGTCTTCCTCCTCGGTTTCCTGTCTTTACATCCTGGCTGCACTGCTGGAATCATCTGAGTACTGAG GATCAGCTCTTCAGAGGCTCCAGGCTCTTTTTCCGCCAGGTGCCCGTGACTCTACCGCCTTCTGTCGAAGATTAA
- the ndufb11 gene encoding NADH dehydrogenase [ubiquinone] 1 beta subcomplex subunit 11, mitochondrial → MLSRLPRLGLALPRSVSVLSTRFVSQSKADSAISSTAVTDPYEPVNQSGHGEVSPFAKNPDFHGFSTDPVEDERNMKVGFFLGISVALVIGGTFIHYLPDHGMRKWARREAERLIRLREKDGLPLIQENYYDASKIILPSSNED, encoded by the exons ATGTTGTCCCGATTACCGCGGCTGGGGCTTGCGTTGCCCCGGTCGGTTTCTGTCCTATCGACCCGCTTCGTGTCGCAGTCCAAGGCGGACAGCGCCATCTCCTCCACGGCTGTGACGGATCCATACGAGCCCGTGAATCAGTCCGGACACGGCGAGGTCAGCCCGTTCGCCAAG AATCCAGATTTCCATGGCTTCTCCACCGATCCTGTAGAGGATGAGAGGAACATGAAGGTGGGCTTCTTCCTGGGCATCTCTGTGGCTCTTGTTATTGGAGGAACCTTTATCCACTATTTACCAGACCATGG GATGCGGAAGTGGGCCAGAAGGGAAGCAGAACGACTCATTCGGCTCAGGGAGAAAGACGGTCTGCCGCTCATCCAGGAGAATTACTACGACGCCAGCAAAATCATCCTGCCCTCCTCCAACGAGGACTGA
- the tbc1d25 gene encoding TBC1 domain family member 25: MAGEEERGVVRVKVKKCDGALPAESRSFAVDPQITSLEVLQHILIRAFELNGKRNFSVSYLSRDRSSVEMYLSLLSDWDLDIAFMSAAKPFLQLKMDVKPSEDSPVMEDWDIISPKDVIGSELLLGERTRSLASAALPFTQSLLSQVGRTLSRVQQAFTWSYGEEIKPFKPPLSDSEFHSYLNGQGQLTRPEELRLRIYHGGVESSLRKVVWRYLLNVYPDGLSGQERMDYMKKKTREYEQLKREWTARANHEDLEFIRGNVLKDVLRTDRAHPYYAGSEDSPHLTALTDLLTTFAITHPQISYCQGMSDIASPILAVMDNEAHTFICFCGIMKRLEGNFRPDGQLMSIKFQHLKLLLQYSDPEFYVYLVSRGADDLFFCYRWLLLELKREFAFDDALRMLEVTWSSLPPDPPETEVELVGPLLEGEETTSCKDEAVNGLKDEAVQKEKQRRRHMLRPSREETDMSRNPIIEGKADQTVGSGVEMEGVEDGHSEEMSKKSNLQGHFFQRQLSFGEFKYYTARSQCSFDKEDQEQPQSSVTSEANNPRRQSTVDSEDDPGERTPLIRNSDYGLSPITSHAHFTGGLLVWKTGSSVSPTPSPINSSWPGVSPDFPLVSTASSAADLSETSPRTGSKVSASSAQGISSPTGTSKTSAASPPPQNRSVLSSPVLSFGGGSSANNLPSPGNKSPSTKANTPSSLKAESTSIKPCSLPPPHEFGKGNPFMLFLCLSILLEHRDHIMKNNMDYNEIAMHFDRLVRRHNLSRVLQRAKALFADYLQSEVWDSEEGDEVSSDSPTTAAPQSPSSTISTRPIYSPLASPPSSPNSTYNLATTIPSPSAQVSLSSVS; the protein is encoded by the exons ATGGCAGGCGAGGAGGAGAGGGGAGTGGTTCGGGTTAAAGTCAAG AAATGCGATGGGGCACTTCCTGCGGAGTCTCGCTCCTTTGCTGTTGATCCTCAGATAACGTCACTGGAGGTCCTGCAGCATATCCTCATCAGAGCCTTCGAACTCAATGG gAAGCGGAATTTCAGTGTCAGCTACTTGTCTCGAGATCGAAGCAGCGTGGAGATGTACCtgtctctgctgtctgactggGATCTGGACATTGCATTTATGAGTGCAGCCAAGCCGTTCCTGCAGCTCAAGATGGATGTGAAGCCTTCTGAGGACA GTCCAGTAATGGAAGACTGGGACATCATAAGCCCAAAAGATGTGATTggttcagagctgctgcttgGAGAAAGGACCAGGTCTTTGGCTTCTGCAGCGCTTCCCTTCACTCAGTCTCTGCTGTCCCAA GTGGGACGGACCCTGTCCCGAGTCCAGCAGGCCTTCACCTGGTCTTATGGAGAGGAGATCAAGCCTTTCAAACCTCCACTTAGTGATTCAGAGTTTCACAGCTACCTTAACGGACAGGGCCAGCTGACTCGGCCTGAAGAACTCCGACTGCGGATCTACCACGGTGGCGTGGAGTCGTCGCTGCGAAAG GTGGTTTGGCGGTACCTCCTTAATGTGTACCCCGATGGACTGAGCGGCCAGGAGAGAATGGActacatgaagaagaagacgagGGAATACGAGCAACTAAAGAGGGAGTGGACAGCCAGGGCCAACCACGAGGACCTGGAGTTTATCCGTGGGAATGTCCTCAAGGACGTCCTGAGGACAGACCGGGCTCATCCGTACTACGCAGGCTCAGAAGACAGTCCGCACCTGACTGCCCTAACAGACCTGCTCACCACATTTGCCATCACACATCCTCAG atttcctACTGCCAAGGCATGAGCGACATAGCCTCACCTATACTTGCAGTAATGGACAACGAAGCACAcaccttcatttgtttttgtggcatTATGAAACGCTTAGAGGGAAACTTTCGGCCAGACGGGCAGCTGATGTCCATTAAGTTCCAGCACCTGAAGCTGCTTCTGCAGTACTCTGATCCTGAGTTCTACGTCTATCTGGTGTCCCGGGGAGCCGACGACCTCTTTTTTTGTTATCGGTGGCTTCTCCTGGAGCTCAAGCGAGAGTTTGCATTTGATGACGCTTTGAGGATGCTGGAGGTAACCTGGAGCTCCCTGCCCCCAGATCCTCCAGAAACCGAGGTGGAACTTGTGGGGCCACTGCTAGAGGGAGAGGAAACAACATCGTGCAAAGACGAGGCTGTTAACGGCCTTAAAGACGAGGCGGTGCAAAAAGAGAAGCAGCGTAGACGACATATGCTGAGGCCATCCAGAGAGGAAACAGATATGAGCAGGAATCCCATCATTGAAGGGAAGGCCGATCAAACTGTAGGCTCTGGTGTAGAAATGGAGGGCGTTGAAGATGGTCATTCTGAAGAAATGTCAAAGAAGTCAAATTTGCAGGGTCATTTCTTCCAGAGACAACTCAGTTTTGGGGAGTTTAAATACTACACAGCTCGAAGTCAATGCAGCTTTGATAAGGAGGATCAGGAGCAGCCGCAGAGTTCGGTGACTTCGGAAGCAAACAACCCAAGGCGGCAGTCAACAGTTGACAGCGAGGACGACCCCGGAGAAAGAACACCTCTCATTAGAAACTCTGACTACGGTTTGTCTCCAATAACTTCACACGCTCACTTCACTGGAGGACTTCTAGTCTGGAAAACTGGCTCATCCGTCTCTCCCACACCTTCCCCTATAAACTCCAGCTGGCCAGGAGTTTCTCCGGACTTTCCTCTAGTGTCTACAGCTTCATCTGCAGCCGATTTAAGTGAGACCTCACCAAGAACTGGCTCTAAAGTATCAGCCTCTTCAGCACAAGGTATTAGCTCTCCAACCGGTACTTCTAAAACATCAGCCGCGTCTCCTCCCCCTCAGAATAGATCCGTTCTCTCCTCACCCGTTTTGTCGTTTGGCGGAGGCTCCTCGGCGAACAACCTCCCCTCGCCTGGCAACAAATCCCCCAGCACCAAAGCGAACACACCAAGCTCTTTAAAAGCTGAAAGCACCAGCATCAAGCCCTGCTCTTTGCCGCCTCCTCATGAGTTCGGCAAAGGGAACCCCTTCATGCTGTTCTTGTGCCTGTCCATCTTGTTGGAGCACCGGGACCACATCATGAAGAACAACATGGACTACAATGAGATCGCCATGCACTTTGATCGCCTGGTGCGACGCCACAACCTCAGCAGGGTGCTGCAGAGAGCCAAGGCCTTGTTTGCAGACTATTTACAGAGCGAAGTCTGGGACTCGGAAGAAGGGGACGAGGTCAGCTCAGATTCCCCGACAACAGCGGCCCCACAATCCCCCTCTTCAACCATCTCCACCAGACCCATCTACAGCCCGCTTGCCTCGCCTCCATCATCACCTAACTCGACTTACAACCTGGCCACCACCATTCCCTCCCCTTCAGCTCAAGTCTCCCTTTCCTCTGTGTCCTGA
- the mtch1 gene encoding mitochondrial carrier homolog 1 isoform X5, which translates to MPSTPVVVDAAVVLLGATVTTITHPLLYVKLLIQVGHEPLPPAVGSTMLGRPVLYLPGFFSYAQYVLRVDGKLGLFRGLSPRIASSTISTLVRGKIERRVLQSKKDEHQNSFRKLVQETTHDMIFRCLSRVATHPFHGYAPCYQSDKSQVMSVRCMAQFVGRETKYSGVFSCIMTIFKEEGLSGFYTGFVPHVLGEVLFLWCCNLLAYLINTYAVDDSFSQASTLRNYTKFVMSITLRVLTYPFTLVADVMAVNNCGQHLELIVRITENRS; encoded by the exons ATGCCCTCTACTCCCGTGGTAGTGGACGCTGCCGTTGTGTTGCTAGGGGCGACTGTTACTACCATCACACACCCGCTCCTATACGTTAAACTGCTGATTCAG GTGGGACACGAACCTCTCCCTCCAGCTGTCGGGTCAACAATGCTTGGAAGACCAGTTCTATACCTGCCTGGTTTCTTCAGCTATG CTCAGTATGTTCTCAGAGTGGATGGAAAGCTGGGACTCTTTCGGGGCCTCTCACCTCGTATAGCATCCAGCACCATCTCTACCTTGGTGAGGGGCAAAATTGAACGG AGGGTGCTTCAGTCCAAAAAAGATGAGCACCAGAATTCCTTTAGGAAATTGGTCCAAGAG acaACACATGATATGATTTTTCGGTGCCTGTCCAGAGTGGCCACCCATCCTTTTCATG GCTACGCGCCCTGTTATCAGTCCGATAAAAGCCAAG TCATGTCAGTGCGCTGCATGGCCCAGTTCGTTGGCAGAGAGACCAAGTACAG TGGTGTATTCAGTTGTATCATGACGATATTCAAGGAGGAAGGATTGTCTGGATTTTATAC CGGTTTTGTTCCACATGTGCTGGGAGAAGTCCTTTTCCTGTGGTGCTGTAACCTGCTGGCCTACCTTATCAACACCTATGCTGTAGACGACAGC tttagtcAGGCATCAACACTAAGAAACTACACAAAGTTTGTGATGAGT ATCACACTGAGGGTCCTGACTTACCCATTCACGCTGGTTGCTGATGTAATGGCCGTCAACAACTGTGG ACAACACCTTGAACTGATTGTCAGAatcacagaaaacagaagctga